The segment CTCTCCGTGACGGCTGGCTCTATACAGGCGACTTAGCCCGGGTTGACGAAGAAGGTTATTTCTATATTGTGGACCGCAAGAAAGACATGATTATTGTTGGCGGCTATAACGTGTATCCGCGTGAAGTTGAAGAAGTGCTGTTTGCCCATCCAGGAGTCTCGGAAGCCGCTGTTGTCGGTTTGCCAGACCCAAATTTTGGCGAAGCTGTCCATGCTTATGTCGTATTAAAAGATGCTTCAGTGACTACTGAAGACCTGCAGACATATTGCGTTGAACATTTAGCCAAATACAAAGTGCCAAGGCATTTTGAGATTCTGGAAGATCTGCCGAAAAACACAACCGGCAAAATTCTTCGCCGTTCTTTAAAAGAGCAAGCATTGAATAAATGATAGAATGGCTTCAGCAATTAATGCTGAAGCTTTTTTGTTTTGGACTTGATTGAAAAAACTGACAGTTTTCCTTATACTAAAGAAACAAGTATTGCGAGTTTCGAAATAGATTTCACTAGGAGGATTTTCATTGAAAAAAAATGCAGTAGAAATAAAAGACTTAACAAATTTAGTGTCAGTCACAGATCCCCATATCTCACCAGATGGTACGAGAGCATTATTTATCCGGACTCATATGGACGAAGAAGAAAATACATACGTTGGCCATCTATATCATATTCATTTGGAAAGTGGAAAAGTGATGCAATGGACGCATGGCAAAGAGCGGGTTTCTGCTCCGGCATGGTCAGCGGACGGCAATTATGTTGCTTTTTTATCTACACGCGATGAAAAAAATCAATTATATGTAATGCCGTCAACAGGCGGGGAAGCACGGGCAGTGACCGATTTTGAAAAAGGAGTCGATGCGTTCCTTTGGTCGCCATGCGGCAAAAAAATCTGGTTTAATGCGCTTGCTAAAGAAGGGAAGACTTTTACAGACAAAGAAGATAAAGATGAAAAGAAAAAGCCGGAACCGGTTTTTGTAACAAATCTGAAATATAAAATGGATGGCATGGGCTTATTGCCGATGGACTTTCATCGCCATATCGGTGTAATTGATATCGATTCCAACGATGTTGAGCAAATTACGGAAGGCAATTATCATTATGGGCTGGAAGCAGTATCACACCGAGGGGATAAACTGGTTTACGGCGTAACACGTGAAGAAAATCTTGATTTCGTTTTCCGCCAGCCGCTATATCTGTATGAAGTCAAAACAAAAAAAGAAATTCCGATAGTGGAAGAAGAAGGTTATTTTGACGGAGCTGCTTTTTCCCATGATGATTCGAAAATCGCTTTTGCGGGGAGCACCCGCCAATTTGAAAACGCCACACATTCGAACATTTATATCTATGATGTTGCACAAGAATCTCTTTTCTGTTTGACAGAAGGTTTGGATGCTCCGATTGGCGATTACGTCGTGGCGGATTTCCAGCAAGGTGCAAATGCTCCGGCAGTGGTGTGGACAAAAGATGATCATTTGTATTTTCAAGTTTCCGCCATGGGAGATGTACGTCTATACTTTGCGTCACTTGATGGCGCCGTTTACCCTGCCTCTCCGGAAATGGAGCATGTTTACGGCTACGACATTTCAAAAGATGGTGTATTCGCTATAGCGGCAATCAGCACTCCGGTAAATCCGGGAGAGTTGTATAAATTGACCATTGCCACAGGCGAACGCCAAGCATTGACCGAGTTCAACAAGACATATATAGAAGAAACTGAATTGATCGAGCCTGCTTCAATCATGGCAGAAGGAGATAAGGGCTGGGATGTACATGGCTGGCTCATGAAACCGCGCGGCTTTGAAGAAGGGGAGAAATACCCGCTTGTGGTCAATATACATGGAGGGCCGCATGCTATGTATGCCAACACGTTTTTTCATGAGATGCAATTGCTTGCTGCACGTGGTTTCGGTGTGTTGTACGTCAACCCTCGCGGCAGCCATGGCTATAGCCAGGAATTTGTCGATGCAGTGCGTGGGGACTACGGCGGATCCGATTACCAGGACATTATCAAGTCCCTTGAAGGCATGATCGAAGAACATAGCTGGATTGATGCAGATCGACTTGGTGTCACCGGCGGCAGTTACGGCGGCTTTATGACGAATTGGATTGTCGGACACACGGACCGTTTTAAAGCGGCTGCCACACAGCGTTCAATTTCCAACTGGGTGTCATTTTTCGGAGTATCAGACATCGGCTATTATTTCAGCGACTGGCAATTGGGCGCTGATATGACGGATGTCGATAAGCTGTGGCAGCATTCCCCGTTGAAATACGCGGGAAATATAAAAACGCCTTTACTGATTTTGCATTCCGAAAACGACTACCGATGCCCGATTGAGCAGTCTGAACAGCTTTACGTAGCCTTGAAGAGCATGGGCAAAGAAACTGAATTTGTGCGTTTCCCTGAAGCCGACCACAACTTGTCGCGTACAGGAAAACCGAATCTGCGCTTTGCACGCCTCGAACAGATTACCGGTTGGATGGAGAAGTACTTATAAGAGTTAAAATCTCAAGAACGCCCGACTTCTGTTGGGCGTTTTGCTTTTATAGACCGCTATTCATCTGGATGATGAACATGAAATTATGAACCATGACAACAAAGGCAATCCAGCTGGCATGAAGAAACAAAATCAGGGAGTATAAAACATTAGCGGAAATTAGCAGGTAGCGCCAGTGGCGGGAGTGATTAGAAATGAATGGCGTAAAAAGCAAACTGAAAAGGCAAAGGGATAATAGGAACTTGATTGTTAGAATGGAGAAAGGAGAAAAAGAGCTTAATAAGGGATTGCCTTCTGTTATATAACCAAACTTGATGCCACAG is part of the Planococcus shenhongbingii genome and harbors:
- a CDS encoding DUF5658 family protein, with protein sequence MAEQNTPLKIYVWILGILNILDGILTFCGIKFGYITEGNPLLSSFSPFSILTIKFLLSLCLFSLLFTPFISNHSRHWRYLLISANVLYSLILFLHASWIAFVVMVHNFMFIIQMNSGL
- a CDS encoding S9 family peptidase translates to MKKNAVEIKDLTNLVSVTDPHISPDGTRALFIRTHMDEEENTYVGHLYHIHLESGKVMQWTHGKERVSAPAWSADGNYVAFLSTRDEKNQLYVMPSTGGEARAVTDFEKGVDAFLWSPCGKKIWFNALAKEGKTFTDKEDKDEKKKPEPVFVTNLKYKMDGMGLLPMDFHRHIGVIDIDSNDVEQITEGNYHYGLEAVSHRGDKLVYGVTREENLDFVFRQPLYLYEVKTKKEIPIVEEEGYFDGAAFSHDDSKIAFAGSTRQFENATHSNIYIYDVAQESLFCLTEGLDAPIGDYVVADFQQGANAPAVVWTKDDHLYFQVSAMGDVRLYFASLDGAVYPASPEMEHVYGYDISKDGVFAIAAISTPVNPGELYKLTIATGERQALTEFNKTYIEETELIEPASIMAEGDKGWDVHGWLMKPRGFEEGEKYPLVVNIHGGPHAMYANTFFHEMQLLAARGFGVLYVNPRGSHGYSQEFVDAVRGDYGGSDYQDIIKSLEGMIEEHSWIDADRLGVTGGSYGGFMTNWIVGHTDRFKAAATQRSISNWVSFFGVSDIGYYFSDWQLGADMTDVDKLWQHSPLKYAGNIKTPLLILHSENDYRCPIEQSEQLYVALKSMGKETEFVRFPEADHNLSRTGKPNLRFARLEQITGWMEKYL